Proteins found in one Fulvitalea axinellae genomic segment:
- a CDS encoding metal-dependent transcriptional regulator — MLSFAEENYLKIIYLLSKDGDKSVATNAIAEALKTKPASVSDMIRKLADKNVITYIKYQGVNITPEGRQEALLIIRKHRIWEVFLCRTLRFNWDEVHDVAEQLEHIKSKLLIDRLDEFLDFPRFDPHGDPIPDKDGNMLNVPKKPLAALEAGATGTIAGVENTSSPFLKYLDKIGASIGSEIAVLDKIEFDGSMEIRLDDKSNVFVSNEVAKNILVAEYNEGE; from the coding sequence ATGCTCAGCTTCGCCGAAGAGAACTATCTCAAAATCATCTACTTGCTTTCTAAGGACGGAGACAAAAGCGTGGCCACCAACGCCATCGCCGAGGCTCTGAAAACAAAGCCGGCTTCTGTCAGCGACATGATCCGTAAATTAGCCGACAAAAATGTTATCACTTATATAAAGTATCAAGGGGTAAACATTACGCCGGAAGGAAGACAGGAAGCTCTGCTCATTATCCGCAAACACCGGATATGGGAAGTGTTTTTGTGCCGAACCCTGCGTTTTAACTGGGACGAGGTACACGACGTGGCAGAACAATTGGAACATATTAAGTCGAAACTGTTGATTGACCGTTTGGACGAATTCCTCGACTTCCCGCGTTTCGACCCTCACGGCGACCCTATTCCGGACAAGGACGGAAACATGCTGAACGTTCCGAAAAAACCGCTGGCAGCGCTTGAAGCCGGCGCTACAGGGACCATTGCCGGCGTTGAAAACACAAGCTCACCATTCCTGAAATATTTGGATAAAATCGGCGCCTCTATCGGCTCGGAAATCGCCGTTTTGGACAAAATCGAATTTGACGGATCTATGGAGATCCGCTTAGACGATAAGTCCAATGTTTTCGTTTCCAACGAGGTGGCCAAAAATATTCTGGTAGCCGAATACAACGAAGGCGAATAA
- a CDS encoding RNA polymerase sigma factor encodes MKETDEELIRKCIEGDSEAQYTLYSKYAQNMYGVALRYARSEQEAEDVLQEAFIKIFQKMDTFQGNSTIGAWIKRIVVNTALNSRRGKLYASPMEDVSDLNYNDDRDWVLSDFQYEELLGMVRELPAGCQAVFNLYAIEGYNHKEIAEMMEVSEGTSKSQLARAKKLLREKVLLYQREYHYGA; translated from the coding sequence ATGAAAGAAACAGACGAAGAGCTTATCCGGAAATGTATTGAGGGAGATAGCGAAGCGCAGTACACATTGTATAGTAAATACGCCCAGAATATGTACGGTGTGGCGCTGAGGTATGCCCGATCGGAACAGGAAGCGGAAGATGTCCTGCAGGAAGCTTTTATCAAGATTTTCCAGAAAATGGACACGTTTCAGGGGAATTCGACCATCGGCGCATGGATCAAGCGTATTGTTGTCAACACGGCGCTAAACAGCCGAAGAGGCAAGCTGTACGCATCCCCGATGGAAGACGTTTCGGACCTGAACTACAATGACGACCGGGATTGGGTGCTTTCCGATTTCCAGTACGAAGAATTATTGGGAATGGTAAGGGAATTGCCGGCCGGTTGCCAAGCGGTTTTTAACCTTTACGCAATAGAGGGATACAACCACAAGGAGATTGCGGAAATGATGGAAGTTTCGGAAGGGACTTCCAAATCGCAATTGGCCCGGGCGAAAAAGTTGTTGCGTGAAAAAGTGTTGTTGTACCAAAGGGAATATCACTATGGCGCATAA